Proteins encoded by one window of Aphis gossypii isolate Hap1 chromosome X, ASM2018417v2, whole genome shotgun sequence:
- the LOC126551966 gene encoding uncharacterized protein LOC126551966: MAFDDSASVVVKGNPISVANRYTCKMRNKRMWKSLRAHILSRREKDKQAEADAELLRKKRHEEELRIQENKLSLAQINGRLSELRGKRDELEEEKRELLNQKQTILNTVITVPEPKCANYDRKLVTKIKFKSSIIPSIDFLDNQQQQEQQQQQQGLLSLLETKPCMDSPIPLFKKKFHEKFTPISPPAVIPTDVKESNKSNCLSLQQPN, encoded by the exons ATGGCGTTCGACGACTCCGCTTCAGTTGTGGTCAAAGGAAATCCGATCAGCGTCGCGAACAGATATACCTGCAAGATGCGAAATAAAAGAATGTGGAAATCGTTACGCGCGCACATCTTATCGCGCCGAGAGAAGGACAAACAAG CTGAAGCTGATGCTGAACTTTTGAGAAAAAAGAGACACGAAGAAGAATTAAGaatacaagaaaataaactatcttTAGCACAAATTAATGGTCGTTTATCAGAATTACGAGGCAAGCGTGATGAGCTTGAAGAAGAAAAACGTGAACTCCTGAATCAGAagcaaactattttaaatactgttaTAACAGTACCTGAACCTAAgtg tgCAAACTATGATCGTAAATTagttacaaaaatcaaatttaaaagtagtATAATCCCAAGTATTGATTTTCTTGATAATCAACAACAACAagaacagcagcagcagcagcaaggGTTATTAAGCTTGTTGGAAACAAAACCATGTATGGATTCTCCAATTcctctatttaaaaaaaaattccatgaAAAATTCACTCCAATCTCACCACCTGCAGTAATACCTACAGATGTCAAAGAaagtaataaatcaaattgtttGAGTTTACAGCAaccaaattaa